From a single Okeanomitos corallinicola TIOX110 genomic region:
- a CDS encoding KaiA family protein, with product MILPVLLICPQQIKKYLDHSYTENKLQSLTDHVKNFIHQTYHQLFNWQLTFITHSSHYLIPSKLVNDNPLLIHNDKYFQILACHEQKNQQIFQEMSPAEKQQTLRNLKLEYREILIDYFVSEQNLKIKIDKFINTLFCANIPVPQIIKIHMELIDEFSKQLKLEGRSDETLLDYRLTLIDILANLCEAYRSAISKHN from the coding sequence ATGATATTACCTGTGTTATTGATTTGTCCACAACAGATTAAAAAGTATTTAGATCACAGTTATACAGAGAATAAACTGCAAAGTTTAACTGATCATGTCAAAAATTTTATTCACCAGACATACCATCAATTATTTAACTGGCAATTAACATTTATTACCCATAGTAGTCACTATTTAATTCCTAGTAAATTAGTAAATGATAATCCTTTATTAATTCATAACGATAAGTATTTTCAGATATTAGCTTGTCATGAACAAAAAAATCAGCAAATTTTCCAAGAAATGAGTCCTGCCGAAAAGCAGCAAACCTTGCGAAATTTAAAATTGGAATACCGGGAAATTTTGATTGATTACTTTGTCTCAGAGCAAAACCTAAAGATAAAAATAGATAAATTTATCAACACATTATTTTGTGCTAATATTCCTGTGCCGCAAATTATAAAAATTCACATGGAACTAATAGACGAATTTTCCAAACAATTAAAACTTGAAGGCAGAAGCGATGAAACACTACTAGATTACAGATTAACATTAATAGATATTCTGGCAAATTTATGTGAAGCTTATAGATCTGCAATTTCTAAACACAACTAA
- the kaiC gene encoding circadian clock protein KaiC, with the protein MSDQEQQEPKQSSMGGVEKIRTMIEGFDDISHGGLPVGRTTLVSGTSGTGKTLLSLQFLYNGITYFDEPGVFVTFEESPSDIIKNAHIFGWNLQQLIEEGKLFILDASPDPEGQDIVGNFDLSALIERLQYAIRKYKAHRVSIDSITAVFQQYEAVGVVRREIFRLVARLKQLFVTTIITTERGEEYGPVASFGVEEFVSDNVVIVRNVLEGERRRRTIEILKLRGTTHMKGEYPFTITNAGVNIFPLGAMRLTQRSSNVRVSSGVSTLDEMCGGGFFKDSIILATGATGTGKTLLVSKFIQDGCVSGERAILFAYEESRAQLSRNAYSWGIDFEELEHQGLLKIICTYPESTGLEDHLQIIKSEIADFKPARIAIDSLSALARGVSNNAFRQFVIGVTGYAKQEEITGFFTNTSDQFMGSHSITDSHISTITDTILMLQYVEIHGEMSRAINVFKMRGSWHDKGIREYNITADGPNIKDSFRNYERIVSGAPTRVMMDEKTELSRIVKRFEDKQGSDS; encoded by the coding sequence ATGAGTGACCAAGAACAACAAGAACCAAAACAATCATCTATGGGAGGCGTAGAAAAAATTCGCACCATGATTGAAGGCTTTGACGATATTAGTCATGGCGGCTTACCAGTGGGTAGAACCACCTTAGTTAGTGGTACTTCTGGTACAGGGAAAACCTTATTATCTCTACAATTTCTCTATAATGGCATCACCTACTTTGATGAACCAGGAGTTTTTGTTACCTTTGAAGAATCACCCAGCGACATTATTAAAAACGCCCATATTTTTGGCTGGAATTTACAACAACTCATTGAAGAAGGAAAATTATTTATCCTCGATGCTTCCCCCGACCCAGAAGGTCAAGATATTGTTGGTAACTTCGACCTCTCAGCCTTAATTGAGCGTCTACAATATGCCATCCGCAAATACAAAGCTCATCGGGTTTCCATTGACTCCATTACAGCAGTGTTTCAACAGTATGAAGCTGTAGGAGTAGTCAGAAGAGAAATATTTCGGTTGGTAGCACGTCTCAAACAACTATTTGTCACCACCATCATCACAACAGAGCGTGGAGAAGAATATGGGCCAGTGGCTTCCTTTGGGGTTGAAGAATTCGTTTCCGATAACGTGGTCATTGTTCGTAACGTTTTGGAAGGAGAACGTCGCCGTCGCACCATAGAAATTCTCAAACTGCGCGGTACAACCCACATGAAAGGTGAATATCCATTCACAATCACCAATGCTGGGGTCAATATCTTCCCCTTGGGAGCAATGCGTTTAACTCAAAGATCATCTAATGTACGAGTATCTTCAGGAGTTAGTACCCTAGATGAAATGTGTGGTGGTGGTTTCTTTAAAGACTCAATTATTTTGGCCACCGGAGCAACTGGTACTGGTAAAACACTCTTAGTCAGTAAATTTATTCAAGATGGTTGTGTCAGCGGTGAGCGAGCAATTTTATTTGCATACGAAGAATCCCGCGCTCAATTATCTAGAAATGCCTATTCTTGGGGTATTGATTTTGAGGAACTAGAACACCAAGGTTTATTAAAAATAATTTGTACCTATCCTGAATCTACAGGTTTAGAAGACCACTTACAAATTATTAAATCAGAAATTGCTGATTTTAAACCAGCCCGGATCGCCATTGATTCCCTCTCCGCATTAGCTAGAGGTGTTAGCAATAATGCTTTTCGTCAGTTTGTAATCGGGGTTACAGGTTACGCTAAACAAGAAGAAATCACGGGTTTCTTTACCAATACCAGCGACCAATTTATGGGGTCACATTCCATCACTGATTCTCATATTTCCACGATTACTGATACAATTCTCATGTTGCAATATGTGGAAATTCATGGTGAAATGTCGCGGGCAATTAACGTATTCAAAATGAGAGGTTCATGGCACGATAAAGGAATTAGAGAGTACAATATCACGGCAGATGGCCCTAATATCAAAGACTCCTTCCGCAATTACGAACGCATTGTCAGTGGTGCGCCAACCCGCGTTATGATGGACGAAAAGACAGAACTTTCTCGCATTGTCAAACGTTTTGAGGATAAGCAGGGGTCTGACTCTTAA
- the kaiB gene encoding circadian clock protein KaiB gives MNKTKKTYVLKLYVAGNTPNSVRALSTLKNILEQEFQGVYALKVIDVLKNPQLAEEDKILATPTLSKILPPPVRKIIGDLSDRERVLIGLDLLYDELTEEDWEQEDI, from the coding sequence ATGAATAAAACCAAAAAAACCTATGTTCTCAAGCTATATGTAGCAGGGAACACGCCTAACTCCGTACGCGCATTAAGCACACTCAAAAACATCTTAGAACAAGAGTTTCAAGGCGTTTACGCATTAAAAGTAATTGACGTTCTCAAAAATCCTCAATTGGCAGAGGAAGACAAAATATTAGCTACACCCACATTATCTAAAATTTTACCCCCTCCAGTTCGTAAAATAATTGGTGATCTTTCAGATAGAGAAAGAGTTTTAATAGGCTTAGACTTACTGTATGATGAATTAACTGAAGAAGACTGGGAACAGGAAGATATTTAG